The segment CTCCCCTTTCCGAAAACTAACAAAGGATCAGTAAGAGTGAGCGGGACATAGCCTTTCTTTTTGGCATCCAATCCCCATCGATCAAAAGATAAAGGAAATTCGGCCTTCTGTTTCCACTGTTGCAAATGATCTTCAGCTGTTAAAAACATGGTTTGCACCCGTTTGGAGGGGGCCAATTTGGACACTTTTTGGGCAGGGGCGGGTACCTGATCAAAAGAGCTGACCAGCTTTAGAAACTGCGGTACAAAGGACAGAGGCTTATCTTTATGGTTAAGACATTCTACTGCCGGAGTGTGGTCCGGTAAAGAATGGACCCAAGATTCCCGACCGTTCGCGATATGGTATTCTTTCAGACTTTGCCCATTTGGCAAAATAGGATCCACGATACTGGATTCCAGCTGTCTCACATACCAGTAAGTCTGGTGATCCACTCGGTTGACTACCAAACACTTCGGCTCGATCTTTCCCGGAGCCCGCCTTAACATTTCCTCGATATTTTGCACATGTGAATACTGATGAGACAATTCAAAGCCCACAGTGATTCGGCCAGATTCGTCCACATTCATATCAAACTGAAGGTAACGCCTGATTTCAATTCCACCTACAACCTGCGTCGGTTTTCTTGGTATGACCTTACCGTAAGAGGCCCGATAATCTGCACGGTTTTGCGATAACTCAAAACTTCTGCTCAAGAGACGTTCCAACAACCTTCGTTCCAAGGGAATGGAAGGGTTAATATCTCGCTTCTGCTCTCCCTGAAGTTGAATCTCATCGGAAGCAACCGGCTGAAAGGCTCCAATCAGATGTCCGGCGGAAGCGATCGCCCACCCCGGATGATTTCTTCTTAGCTGCCGTACGATGGTAGCCGTCTCTGCCTCAACTTCGGCTTCACCCAAATTTTTAAGGGGAACTGTATACCAATGAAAGGGGATCTCTTCCGTCCGGGTATCCAACAGCCATTCAGAGAAGAAGTAGCTACTCACTCTTTCGTTTTCACTCCTCGTATTTTTTCAAAAACCATCGGTCTTCTTGTTCATCAAGTACCAAGATGGCTGCCGGTGAGTTGCCCGGCCGCCTTTGGGGGTGAAGCGGAAGTAAATCTTGCGTTCTTTAAGGGGAAACAGTACCTTGTTCAGTTCCCAGCCTCCCACTACCCACAGGGTGCCACCGGATTTCCGCTTGTCGATCCATTCCAGGCCTTGCTCCAGCAGGTATCCGGTGAGAGAAAAGGAGGTGGAATCCGTAATCGTCTTCGGTTCGGCGGTTTGGACCACCGTGGCCGTTGCCGGCTGCCGATGTCTGTTCAGCACCGATTCCATACTGTTCAATTTCTCATCCAACGCCCGGATGATCACCCGCTCGATCTCTGCCGTGTCCACCCCTCTGTTCACCGGGGGATGGCGGTAGGGGGGTGCCTGGAAGTCGGCGCTCCCGTACACTTCCGTCCACCAGACTGCCAGTTGGTACAGATGGCGATGGGTCCTCAGGGATTCCTCCACTGTCCCGTATCCGTTCTGATGGGCGGCTTTGTTTCCTTCCAGCCGGAGCTGTTCCATCGCATCGAAGATCGGCTCGGTGATGATCCCTTCCCGCTTCAACGCCCGGGTTCGCTCGGCCAGGTTTTCATAGACATCGACGACTCCTTCCTCTTTCAGCAACCAACCCACGATCCCTTCCAGCCATTTGCGGCTTCGGATGAGAGCGGAGGGCGGATCGTCGTAGACCATCCGCTCCACATCCTCCGCTTCCCTGGCCGCTGCCGGTTGCCATCCATCCAAAAAGGCGAAAAGGGATTGTTCCTTCATACGATCAATGCCACTCCCCTCGGTTAAATTGTTTCCGTTTCACTAAGACACATCAGATGGGCCTGCTTCATGACGGTTTCGACGGCGTCCTTCTGTTGATCCGGAGGGTAACCGTATTTTCTCAGCAGTTTTTTGATATTGACCCGCATCTTGGCCTGGACGCTCTTGCGCAGGTTCCAGTCGATGCTCATATCGTTTTTGATGGCCCGGGTCAGATCCCGTGCGATCTGTTTCAGGATGTCGTCCTCCATCATTTCCTTGGCGGAGCCATTGCTGGCCAGAGCATCATAGAAGGCCACTTCTTCCTTGGACAGGCCCAAGTCTTCCCCCCGGCGATGAGCCTGGTTCATCTCTTTGGCCAGCTCGATCATCTCCACGATCACCTGGGCCGTCTCTATTGCCCGGTTCTGGTATTTGATGATCGCTTGCTCCAGCATCTCGGAGAACTTTTTGGCCTGAACCATGTTGTCCCGTTGCACCGCACGAACTTTTCCTTTAAGCAGGCGGCGGAGCAGATAATCCAATTGACGAACTCTTCCAAAAAAGGAGCGTGGTTGATTGGATTTTTTACGTTTGCTCCTTCGAAAGGTAAGAAATAGAAGGGGTTCCCCCACCGTTGAATATGTGTTTGTGATGGTGGCCGCCGCGATGTTGGCGGGAATTGTGGTCGGAATTGTGAAAAGTGAGCCCGTGCAGGCATCCCTACGACAAGTCATTCTTTGCTCTGTTCCCTTCCTTTACGATGAAAACGGAGAACCTTCCTGTAAGGCCGGGAAGTACATGGCCAAAGAAGACCCGGAGCCGGAACCTCCGGCGGAAGAACCAAATCCTCTTCAATTGGTCACAAAGCCTGATTTTGAATCCACACCTCCGGTAAAGCCGGTGAAAAGCGATCCACCTTGGTATGAATGTGCACTGAGCTGGGACTGCATCAAGAAAAAAGGGGGAGAGCTTCTTTCCGGCCCCAGTGAAGAAAAGAAAAAGCAGTTGCGTGAAGAACGTATAAAAAGGCTTCTTCAGGAAGCACGTCAACATTGTGGAAACGATCAGGAATGCATTGCAAACTATGTCGGGAAGCCGATTGCGTATGATCAGATGGGAAAACACCCTCAATTCAAAGGTTTGATTGGCTTTTCCAAGCTGATTGGAGCCATCACCGGGGGCGATCCGTTTTTTGAGTTAGTCAGTTTTGGAATGGATCATCCCGCATTTACCATCGGTTTAGCCGCAACCATCATTGCTCTCTTTGCCTCCCCTCCCCTTGGGGGAACGATGCTGGTCAGCGGAGCCATTTCCGGCGGTGTTTCGTGGCTTCAGGGAAACGATCCGGACACCATCCTGCGGGATGCGGGGATCGGTGGATTTGCGGGAGTCTTCGGTTATGGTGTGTTTGCCGGTGTCACCCGATATGCGGGAGCCCGATTGGCCCAATCCACGCTCAGTCCATTCATACAGAAGTGGTTGCCCAAGATCATCGGCGGCGGCAGTGGTGGAGTGGCGGATCAATCGGCGTTTGACTGGCTGAGAGATCGCAAATTCGATTGGAGAAGTGCCACCATTGCGGGCATGATCGGCATGCTGATCCCCTATGCCGGAGCGGTCATCGACGGCGCCCCCGCTCTGGGCAAACAACTGCAACAGATGATCCCCGGTGTCTCCGGCGACGGCACACTGGCCATGCCGTGGGTGAAGAAAAACGGGCAGGAAGCGGCGGAGGGGTATAACAAGGCCTCGGGTAAAAGTGGTGGGGGTGGCAAACAAGCCGCAGATGATGTCGGTGACATCGTAAGCAAGTCCAAAAGTGTAGATGAGATCGTGAACGATCTCATCGGGAAAGACATCTCCGAAACATCGTTATATAAGTCTCTTCGTGAAAGGTACGATGAAAAGACAGCAAGGAAAATTGCTCTTAATCTGGAACGGGGAAATGCCTTCAACGCCAAAATGAGGTCAAAGTATCCTCACAATGAGGTATACGTGAAGTATAAAGACAAGAAAGGGAGATGGCGGGAAGGAAAAGTCGATTCCTATGATCCAGATAAAGGAGAAATCATATCAAGGAAATATACTCCATTGGCTGATATTCAGTATCAGACAGCCAGAAACTACATGAACGAATTCTTGACAAAGTATGCTCCCGGAACCAAGATTAAGGATATTCCCACCCAACGTAAAGGATCAGGACATCAGAATGATGGTTTGGCGGGAGAAAGTCTTGAGGGTGATATGATTTTGGAGGTGCCAGTGCAGAAAAAACCTGTTCCCAGAAATGTTCGGGAATATGCTACCGACCATGATATCATCATCAGAGATGAGAAGGGTAAAGTCTATAACCCGGAGGTTTTGGAATGAAGGTAGAGTTTTACAAAAAGTGGATGATCAGCTTGGGAAAGCCCAGGCATCCATTGACTCGGGAAGAAGCCAAAAAGCTGCACGACGAACGGGAATTGTATGTGGTTGTGTTTAAAGAGGAGGAAACGCCGAAGTTTGTAGTACAGATGCAGTTCAGAACATGGTATTGTACCGTTCTTCATCTCAATGAGAACAGAAGGGAAAAGATTGTAGAAACCTACGCCGAAATGTACGACATGTACGACAAAACAGGTGTTGGCATTCCAAAAGGGATCGAGAACCAGATCTTTCTCAGGAATCGAAAAGAAAAATACTACGATAAGGAAGGCTGGATATCGTTCCTCTTCGAAACGAGCGGAAAGTATACAAAGGTGTATCACAGTTGGTCGGGAGGAGTGTATCAGGAAGCTGATCAAGGCATCGAACATGTTGACAAGCTGATCAAAGACAAACCCGAATTCGGCGATTATTGGGCTCTGTTGCCGGAAGAGAGTTTGTCATAGGCTAAACCCCTCCGTTTTGGAGGGGTGTTTGCCGTAAAATATATATAGCCTCCCTCAGTCCAACTAAAAGTAAACCCGTATTCTAAACCTTTTTTATTCGACCCAACATACGGTTTCCAACAATCGTAAAATGGGATAGAATATTGGTAGTGTTCAACCTGTTTGGAGAGGTGAGAGGGATTTGAATACCCTGGAAGTTCACGATCTCGGCGAAATTATTCGAAAGGTGCGAAAGGAGAGGGGATTGCGGCTGGAGGATCTGGCTGATGAGAACATCTCCCCCGCCACCATCAGCAACGTGGAACGGGGGGTTCCCCATGTCGGCCACGAGAAAGCGCTCTATTTGATCAACAAGCTGGGAATTGAACTGAGTCAGGTTCCCGAATTGTTGCATGGACAGCAGCTGGAGTTGAAACAACTGCAAAAAAGCTTGTTCCAAATGGAGTGTCTGTGTGATTCGGGGGACCCGCGTCAAGCATTAAAAAAACTGGACAAGCTGGAGCTCGAAAATTCACACCCCTACGCGGACTACTATTACTATATCAAAGGAAAAAGCCACAGTCGCCTGAAAAACTGGTCCAGGGCGGAACGGGCCCTGTTCAATGCTGTCCGCCTGGGAAGCCAGACCGACACCAATATTGAAGCCTCCGCATTTGCGGAATTAAGCCTGGTCTCCTACTATCAGAATGATCTGGAGACGGCTCTCAAGTACGCCAACAGCGGGATCGATGCCTTTACTGACAACGGAAGCCGTTCACACACCATCCATGTCCTGAAACGGAACAAGGCCATCTATCTGGAACGGCTGGGCCGGCTGGGGGAGGCGCTCGGCGTCGTCCATGAGGTGTGGGACTCCCTTGAGAAGATGGAACAGGTGGAGACCAAGCTGACCTTTTACTGGTTGCGCGCCGAACTGTCCCGGCGAACCGGTGTTTATAATGAAGCGATCAAGTATGCGGAAGAAGGACTGGAGCTGGCCCGGTTTAACTACCAGCATTTATCGATGTTCGATCTCTGGATCGTCCTGGCCGGAGTCTATATGGAGTTGAAAGAATGGGATCAGGCGGAGAATTACTACAGTATGGCACTGAGCCTGGAAGGAAAGCTTTCCGAAGAAGATAAAAAGAAGTTTATTGACACATATGCCAACTTGGGACTTCTCTATATGAAACAAAACAAAATGGAACTGGCTTATAAGGCCTTAAATGAAGCAATCCGCCTCGGTAAAAAAAATAATGATGCGCCACACCTGTCTTATGCATTACAGGCAATGGGTAACTTTCAAAGAGTGCAAAACAATGTGCAAGAAGCTATTACCTACTATCAAGAAGGACTGGAGATTGCCCGAAAACATCAACTGAAAAAGAGAGAGTATGAGATACTCCTCTATTTGGCACAGTGTTTTGAAAATGTGGATGAGCAGGAATTTGGGAAACTGACGCGGAATATGTATAAAATACAACTCGAAATAAAGAATGATGGGAGGTGAATTTTTTGAACAAGGGTAAAAGACTTCTGATTGCACTCATTCCCGTGTTGTTTGTATCAAGCATCGCTTTTACTTTACCTTCCCAGTCCGCTCAAGTCGCATCCACTTCTCCCACAGCTGGTCAACCAGGCCGATCATGATCACATCTCCACCCCCAAAAAAACCGGAGCAGGGTCCGACCCTGGTCCGGTTTTTGTATACGGATTTCCACGATCATCGATTTCCTTTGTCAACCGGCTGATTCGGTTTCCAACAATCGTCATATACGATAGAATAGCGTTAAACAAGCTCCAATCCAATCAACGAAGGTGGGATTCCTCTTGAAAACCCTTGAAGTTCACGACATCGGCGAAATAATCCGAAAGGTGCGAAAGGAAAGGGGATTGCGGCTGGAGGATCTGGCCGATGAGAATATCTCCCCCGCCACCATCAGCAACGTGGAACGGGGCGTACCCCATGTCGGCCGTGAAAAAGCCCTCTATCTGATCAAAAAACTGGAGATCGATCTCGACCGGGTGCAGGAGTTGTTGCAGGGACAGCAATTGGAGCTGGAACGGATGGAAAAAGCGTTGTTCCGGGCAGAATGTCTGCAGGATCTGGGCGATCCGCGCCAAGCCTTGAAAAAGCTGGCCAAACTGGAGGTAAAAAATTCCCATCCCTTTGCCTCCTATTATTACTACATACTCGGTAAGTGTCACAACCGCCTCGGACACTGGGCCAAAGCCGAACGGGCTCTGTTCAATGCCCTTCGCCTCGGGGATGAATCCGACACCAACATCATCTCAGCCGCTTATACGGAATTGAGTCTCTTGAGTTACTATCAGAATGATTTGGAAGCGGCTCTGAAGTACATCAACAACGGGATCCAGGCTTTCAAAAACAACCGGGACCGCCCCCAGTTCAAATATATCATGCAACGAAACAAGGCCATCTATCTGGAGAGACTGGGGCGGTTGGGGGAAGCGATCAACATCGTCCACGAAGTTTGGGACTCCCTCGGGGAGATCGAACAAATCGAGACCAAGCTCTCCTTCTACTGGTTGCGGTCTGAACTGTCCCAGCGCACCGGTGTTTACCAGGAAGCGATCCAATATGCTGAAGCCGGGCTGGAACTGGCGCGCTTTAATTACCAGCCTTCCCATATGTTCGATCTGTGGATCGTGTTGGCCGAAGTATACATGAAACAAGGGGATTGGGAACAGGCGGAGGAATGCTTTGATTTGGCACTCACTCTGCGGGGAAAGATCAGCAGTTCGGACCGGGACAAGTTTATTACCGCCTATTCCCGCTTGGGACTTCTTTATATGAAATTAAATCGGCAAGAAGAAGCCGCCGAAATGCTGGAAAAAGCGATCCGTCTCGGGGAAAGTTGTGACGATGTCCCCCGTCTCACCACCGCATTGCATCTGATGGGAGATTTTCACCTGCAGCAAAACAAAAGGGAAGAAGCGGCTGTTTACTATCGCCGGGAGCTGGAGATGGCCCGGAAACATCATTTGAAAAAAAAGGAGTATCAAGCTCTGCTCCGTTTGGCGCAGTGTTTTGAAAATGTGGACGAGCAGGAATTTGCGCGCCTGACACGAAGAATGTATAAAGTGCAACTAGAATTGACATCTGAGGAGGGCGCAATTGGTGAGGAAGTGGAGTAAAAAAATTCTGATCGCCATCATCCCTGCATTATTCATTGTGACGGCTGTATGGGCCATTTCACAACCGGACCCCGTTCCCGTGCATACGATAGCCGGTGACAGCAGTAATCCGGGGGCCGGATAAACATGATAAGCCGGGCGGGAAAATCCAACTCTCGCCCGGCTGTTTGTGTTTCCGCATCTCTTGTGGCATAAATCCTCATTCCTGAAGTAGACTCTCCATCTCTCTTTCCAGTTGGTCCGGTTTGGTGGTGGGGGCAAAGCGGCGAACCACCTTGCCCCGGCGGTTGACCAGGAACTTGGTGAAGTTCCATTTGATCGCCTGGCCGAGAAAGCCCGGTGCTTCCCGGGTCAGATACTGGAATAATGGATGGGCGTCCGGCCCTTTCACCTTCGTTTTGCTGAACATGGGAAAGGTGACCCCGTAATGGACCTGGCAAAACTCCCGGATCTCAGCCTCGGAGCCG is part of the Kroppenstedtia eburnea genome and harbors:
- a CDS encoding helix-turn-helix domain-containing protein; this encodes MKTLEVHDIGEIIRKVRKERGLRLEDLADENISPATISNVERGVPHVGREKALYLIKKLEIDLDRVQELLQGQQLELERMEKALFRAECLQDLGDPRQALKKLAKLEVKNSHPFASYYYYILGKCHNRLGHWAKAERALFNALRLGDESDTNIISAAYTELSLLSYYQNDLEAALKYINNGIQAFKNNRDRPQFKYIMQRNKAIYLERLGRLGEAINIVHEVWDSLGEIEQIETKLSFYWLRSELSQRTGVYQEAIQYAEAGLELARFNYQPSHMFDLWIVLAEVYMKQGDWEQAEECFDLALTLRGKISSSDRDKFITAYSRLGLLYMKLNRQEEAAEMLEKAIRLGESCDDVPRLTTALHLMGDFHLQQNKREEAAVYYRRELEMARKHHLKKKEYQALLRLAQCFENVDEQEFARLTRRMYKVQLELTSEEGAIGEEVE
- a CDS encoding DUF4244 domain-containing protein, with protein sequence MDFLRLLLRKVRNRRGSPTVEYVFVMVAAAMLAGIVVGIVKSEPVQASLRQVILCSVPFLYDENGEPSCKAGKYMAKEDPEPEPPAEEPNPLQLVTKPDFESTPPVKPVKSDPPWYECALSWDCIKKKGGELLSGPSEEKKKQLREERIKRLLQEARQHCGNDQECIANYVGKPIAYDQMGKHPQFKGLIGFSKLIGAITGGDPFFELVSFGMDHPAFTIGLAATIIALFASPPLGGTMLVSGAISGGVSWLQGNDPDTILRDAGIGGFAGVFGYGVFAGVTRYAGARLAQSTLSPFIQKWLPKIIGGGSGGVADQSAFDWLRDRKFDWRSATIAGMIGMLIPYAGAVIDGAPALGKQLQQMIPGVSGDGTLAMPWVKKNGQEAAEGYNKASGKSGGGGKQAADDVGDIVSKSKSVDEIVNDLIGKDISETSLYKSLRERYDEKTARKIALNLERGNAFNAKMRSKYPHNEVYVKYKDKKGRWREGKVDSYDPDKGEIISRKYTPLADIQYQTARNYMNEFLTKYAPGTKIKDIPTQRKGSGHQNDGLAGESLEGDMILEVPVQKKPVPRNVREYATDHDIIIRDEKGKVYNPEVLE
- a CDS encoding DUF4145 domain-containing protein, with protein sequence MKEQSLFAFLDGWQPAAAREAEDVERMVYDDPPSALIRSRKWLEGIVGWLLKEEGVVDVYENLAERTRALKREGIITEPIFDAMEQLRLEGNKAAHQNGYGTVEESLRTHRHLYQLAVWWTEVYGSADFQAPPYRHPPVNRGVDTAEIERVIIRALDEKLNSMESVLNRHRQPATATVVQTAEPKTITDSTSFSLTGYLLEQGLEWIDKRKSGGTLWVVGGWELNKVLFPLKERKIYFRFTPKGGRATHRQPSWYLMNKKTDGF
- a CDS encoding glutathione peroxidase gives rise to the protein MGVHDYTASTITGEEKSLSDYAGSVLLIVNTASKCGFTPQYRELQQLYEKYRERGLEILGFPCNQFGGQEPGSEAEIREFCQVHYGVTFPMFSKTKVKGPDAHPLFQYLTREAPGFLGQAIKWNFTKFLVNRRGKVVRRFAPTTKPDQLEREMESLLQE
- a CDS encoding helix-turn-helix domain-containing protein, yielding MNTLEVHDLGEIIRKVRKERGLRLEDLADENISPATISNVERGVPHVGHEKALYLINKLGIELSQVPELLHGQQLELKQLQKSLFQMECLCDSGDPRQALKKLDKLELENSHPYADYYYYIKGKSHSRLKNWSRAERALFNAVRLGSQTDTNIEASAFAELSLVSYYQNDLETALKYANSGIDAFTDNGSRSHTIHVLKRNKAIYLERLGRLGEALGVVHEVWDSLEKMEQVETKLTFYWLRAELSRRTGVYNEAIKYAEEGLELARFNYQHLSMFDLWIVLAGVYMELKEWDQAENYYSMALSLEGKLSEEDKKKFIDTYANLGLLYMKQNKMELAYKALNEAIRLGKKNNDAPHLSYALQAMGNFQRVQNNVQEAITYYQEGLEIARKHQLKKREYEILLYLAQCFENVDEQEFGKLTRNMYKIQLEIKNDGR